The genomic DNA GCGGGGCGATGCGCCTCGGCGGCCTGAGGGCTCGCGGCCTGCACCGGCGCGGACGACGCGTCCTTGGCGGGCTCTTTGGCAGGCTCCTTGGCGGCGTCCATCGGCGCTCTCCCCGTGATTCCACGCGACTTCGTGGGGGTGTAGGACAGCGACGATTGGAAAGCGAGGGCTGCCGCTCTGACAGGAAGCCGCTCTTGTCAGAGGACTTTCGGGACTAGGGAAAACGATCCCCTGGACTTCCGCGGGACGATCGCGGGACCTCCGCGGACCTGTCAGGGCGTGATGATGACCACGTCGTTGGCGTGGACCCGGCCCAGGACGATCCGGGCGCGCTCCTCCAAGAGGTCGCGGTCGATCTGGTCGCTCTTGAGCAGGTTCACCCGGTGCTCCCAGACGGCGCGCTCGGCCTTCACGGCGGCGAGTTCCTGGCTGAGGCCGTAGGCGCGGATCTTCAGGGCCTTCTTGGCCTCGAGGCCACGGTTGCCACTCTCGGCCTGCCACACGAAATAGCCGACCACGAGCGCCGACAGGGTCCAGAGACCCAGCGGCAACACGACCATTCTGACTCGGCGGCGCACGACCATGGCGCGACCCTCGCGCGGAAAGGTTAACGGTTCTTTTCGACCGCGCCGCGGTCGGGGCAGGACCGCGACAGGGCCGGACCGCGGCCGGGACGAACAGGGGCGAGCCTGAGGCATGGACCTGACGCATCTGGGACGCTGGATCGCCGCGCACGCCACGGCGACCGACGACCACGACACCCTGCTCTCGGGCTTCTGCGAGTCGCTGGTCGAGGCCGGCCTGCCGGTCTGGCGGGTCAGCGTCATGGCGCCGGCCCTGGACCCGACGCTGCGCGGCGTCAGCCTGAACTGGCACGCGGGCGAGGGCATGTCGTACGTCGCCAACGCCCACGGCGCCGACGAGGAGAGCGACTGGCTCCTGAGCCCCGTCTACGCCCTCGTGGAGACGGGCGAGACCTTCGGCCGCTGGCGCCTCGACGCGCCCGGGCTGGCCGTCGACTTTCCGGTCCTGAAGGCCCTCGGGGCGCAGGGCGGCGTCGACTACGTGCTGCACATCGCCGAGTTCGCTCCCGGCACCGCGCTGCGGGGCATCGCGGTCTCGTTCTGCACCCGCGCCGCCGCCGGCTTCACCGAGGCGGACCTCGCCGCGATCGCCGGTGTCCTGCCGTTCCTGACGCTGGCGATGGCCAAGATGGGCCTCGCCCACACGTTCCGGGAAGTCTCGGCCACCTATCTCGGCCGGTCGACCGCCGAGCGCATCCTCGACGGGCAGATCCGGAGGGGCGAGGGGCGGGCCGTGCCGGCGGCGATCCTGCTGACCGACCTGCGCGGCTTCACGGCCCTGGCCGACCGGGTGGATCCGGCCGACATGGTCACGTGGCTCAACGAGCATT from Methylobacterium oryzae includes the following:
- a CDS encoding adenylate/guanylate cyclase domain-containing protein, whose translation is MDLTHLGRWIAAHATATDDHDTLLSGFCESLVEAGLPVWRVSVMAPALDPTLRGVSLNWHAGEGMSYVANAHGADEESDWLLSPVYALVETGETFGRWRLDAPGLAVDFPVLKALGAQGGVDYVLHIAEFAPGTALRGIAVSFCTRAAAGFTEADLAAIAGVLPFLTLAMAKMGLAHTFREVSATYLGRSTAERILDGQIRRGEGRAVPAAILLTDLRGFTALADRVDPADMVTWLNEHFDALGDPVARHGGEILKFLGDGFLAIFPVPDADTLPCPVCGAALDAAIEGLAANAALNARRRAAGLPELPAEGVVHFGTVMYGNVGTERRLDFTIIGRAVNEASRIESQCAALGHDLLVSDSFAERCARRLDPVGTIELRGLSRPMRVWTVPGEPSGAAMT
- a CDS encoding FtsB family cell division protein, yielding MVVRRRVRMVVLPLGLWTLSALVVGYFVWQAESGNRGLEAKKALKIRAYGLSQELAAVKAERAVWEHRVNLLKSDQIDRDLLEERARIVLGRVHANDVVIITP